Proteins encoded together in one uncultured Desulfosarcina sp. window:
- a CDS encoding type II toxin-antitoxin system VapC family toxin yields MRYLIDTNICIYIMNNHPPEIIQKCREIGVGNIGISSITTSELQYGANKSKQVKKNLKRLEEFLNPFAIIPYDEMAFLAYGVIRADLEMKGNIIGPLDMLIAAHALSQNLILVTNNFKEFKRVKALKVENWVDRQ; encoded by the coding sequence ATGAGATATTTGATTGATACAAATATTTGCATATATATTATGAACAACCATCCCCCGGAAATCATACAGAAATGCCGTGAAATAGGTGTCGGGAATATTGGTATTTCATCTATAACCACCTCCGAACTGCAGTATGGAGCGAACAAAAGCAAACAGGTAAAAAAGAATTTAAAGCGGCTGGAGGAGTTTCTCAATCCTTTTGCAATAATTCCTTATGACGAAATGGCATTTTTGGCTTATGGTGTAATTCGCGCAGATCTAGAAATGAAAGGCAACATAATTGGCCCTCTCGATATGCTTATTGCAGCCCATGCATTGAGTCAAAATTTAATTTTGGTAACAAATAACTTTAAAGAATTCAAAAGAGTTAAGGCGTTAAAGGTTGAGAACTGGGTAGACCGACAATAA
- a CDS encoding amino acid ABC transporter permease, whose amino-acid sequence MEYTFDWTVLWRAPYGRMFLDGTLTTLKLSAMAWVIAVAMGLLVALLRVSRSPWLRFVGFAYVQLFRNTPLLVQLFFWYYAAPLLLPGPAQTWLYDNVPDYSFWAGTAALGIYTASRVAEQFRSGLAAIPRDQYQAAYSTGLNTYQTYRYVILPYACRIILPPFTTEFLTCFKNSALTMTIGVMEITHTAYYIDSFTWHGLETTTGASLVYLAIAICVAFFMALVEKQTAIPGMIVREQ is encoded by the coding sequence TTGGAATATACGTTTGACTGGACGGTTCTCTGGCGCGCGCCATACGGCCGGATGTTTCTGGACGGGACCCTTACCACCCTGAAACTGTCCGCCATGGCCTGGGTCATTGCCGTGGCCATGGGGCTGCTGGTAGCCCTTCTCCGGGTTTCCCGGTCGCCATGGCTGCGATTTGTCGGCTTCGCCTACGTCCAGCTCTTTCGCAACACCCCGCTGCTGGTGCAGCTTTTCTTCTGGTATTACGCCGCTCCGCTGCTGCTGCCGGGACCCGCCCAAACGTGGCTTTACGACAACGTACCCGATTATTCCTTCTGGGCGGGCACGGCGGCCCTGGGCATCTACACGGCGTCCCGGGTCGCCGAGCAGTTCCGTTCCGGCCTCGCGGCCATCCCGCGGGACCAGTACCAGGCCGCCTACTCCACGGGCCTGAACACCTATCAGACCTACCGCTATGTGATCCTGCCCTATGCATGCCGGATCATCCTGCCACCCTTTACCACCGAATTTCTGACCTGCTTTAAAAATTCGGCCCTGACCATGACCATCGGCGTGATGGAAATCACCCACACCGCCTACTACATCGACTCCTTTACCTGGCACGGCCTGGAGACCACCACAGGGGCCAGCCTGGTTTATCTCGCCATCGCCATCTGCGTGGCATTTTTCATGGCGCTGGTCGAAAAGCAGACCGCCATCCCCGGCATGATCGTCAGGGAGCAATAG
- a CDS encoding amino acid ABC transporter permease yields MDLAVIIDNAAFMAAGLVVTVQLALIALCGGLLLGLLLAAGRLSRVAWFYYPASLYVHFMRGLPLILVIFWIYFLFPVLTGNKLNAFWAAAVSFIVYEASYFAEIVRAGIQSIPDGQAQAALSSGLTTWQSARYVILPQALRNMVPSLVTQAVIIFQDTSLAYVIGLRDFLRRVNLVDAREARSVELYLFAGLVYLIVCSAGTLLSHRLEKRRQHAV; encoded by the coding sequence ATGGATCTGGCGGTCATTATCGACAACGCGGCCTTCATGGCCGCAGGCCTTGTGGTGACGGTCCAGCTGGCCCTGATCGCCCTTTGCGGCGGTCTGCTGCTAGGCCTGCTGCTGGCCGCAGGGCGTCTTTCGCGGGTTGCCTGGTTCTACTATCCGGCCTCGCTGTACGTCCATTTCATGCGCGGGCTTCCCCTGATCCTGGTTATTTTCTGGATCTATTTTCTGTTTCCCGTGCTTACGGGCAACAAACTGAATGCCTTCTGGGCCGCAGCCGTTTCCTTTATCGTTTACGAGGCCTCGTACTTTGCGGAAATCGTCCGGGCCGGGATTCAATCCATCCCGGATGGCCAGGCCCAGGCGGCGCTCTCCAGCGGGCTGACGACCTGGCAGAGCGCCCGCTACGTGATCCTGCCCCAGGCACTGAGAAACATGGTGCCGTCCCTGGTGACCCAGGCGGTGATCATCTTCCAGGACACCTCCCTGGCCTATGTCATCGGGCTGAGGGATTTTTTGCGGCGCGTCAACCTGGTGGATGCACGCGAGGCGCGCTCGGTGGAGCTTTACCTTTTTGCCGGTCTGGTCTACCTGATCGTCTGCTCGGCAGGCACCCTCTTAAGCCATCGCCTGGAAAAACGCAGGCAGCATGCGGTATAA
- a CDS encoding DUF4405 domain-containing protein, with product MNIRKATSLTAALSFVLMLLTSIILFIVPHGRVAYWANWKLWGLTKTDWGDIHINLGFLFLISLLLHIYYNWKPLVAYLKNKAKQLTVFTPEFNVAALITIACIVGTYFSMPPFSWVIDLNGQVKDNGTAKYGEPPYGHAELSSLQIFAKKMNLDLDKSMQMLEAAGYPAANADMSLQAIADQYNRSPQQIYEIFKTAAIVLPSPGKSASLLPEDPQPGTGNLTLDQFCTRHGLDLAKVIQGLAGRGIETSGELTLKEIASRSQTSPTDIYERIKAIVRE from the coding sequence ATGAACATTCGAAAAGCAACTTCATTGACCGCAGCGCTGTCGTTTGTCTTGATGCTCCTTACCAGCATCATTTTGTTTATCGTCCCCCATGGCCGGGTGGCCTATTGGGCAAACTGGAAGCTGTGGGGGCTGACCAAGACGGACTGGGGCGACATCCATATCAACCTGGGTTTTCTTTTTCTTATATCCCTGCTTCTCCACATCTACTACAACTGGAAACCGCTGGTCGCATACCTGAAAAACAAGGCCAAGCAGTTGACGGTATTCACGCCTGAATTCAACGTTGCGGCCCTGATTACGATTGCCTGCATCGTGGGCACTTATTTTTCGATGCCTCCGTTCAGTTGGGTGATCGACCTGAATGGCCAGGTCAAGGACAACGGAACGGCAAAATACGGGGAGCCGCCTTACGGCCACGCCGAACTGTCCTCTTTGCAGATTTTCGCCAAAAAGATGAACCTGGACCTCGATAAAAGCATGCAGATGCTGGAAGCGGCCGGATACCCGGCGGCCAATGCAGACATGAGCCTGCAGGCGATCGCCGATCAATACAATCGATCCCCCCAGCAGATTTACGAAATCTTTAAAACGGCGGCCATTGTTCTCCCCTCTCCCGGAAAGAGTGCGAGCCTGCTTCCCGAAGATCCCCAGCCGGGTACCGGCAACCTGACCCTCGATCAATTTTGCACCCGCCATGGCCTGGACCTGGCCAAAGTGATTCAGGGACTGGCAGGCAGGGGGATCGAGACCTCAGGAGAACTGACGCTGAAGGAAATCGCCAGCCGCAGCCAGACCAGCCCCACCGATATTTATGAACGCATCAAGGCCATCGTCCGGGAATGA
- the vapB gene encoding type II toxin-antitoxin system VapB family antitoxin has translation MDTAKLFVNGKSQAVRLPKAYRFEGNEVFVKKVPEGVLLLPKDSTVWDAWERNLFKYDSPFMQERNQPNQQQKREGLDEIFD, from the coding sequence ATGGATACTGCAAAATTATTTGTCAACGGAAAGAGCCAGGCGGTACGCCTGCCCAAAGCATACCGGTTTGAAGGGAATGAGGTGTTCGTAAAAAAAGTTCCTGAGGGCGTGCTGCTTTTGCCTAAAGATTCAACAGTATGGGATGCCTGGGAAAGAAATTTGTTCAAATATGACTCGCCTTTCATGCAAGAGCGAAATCAGCCCAATCAACAACAAAAACGGGAAGGTTTAGATGAGATATTTGATTGA
- a CDS encoding nitrous oxide reductase accessory protein NosL, protein MKSIPRRSFLKFLAFSTVSPSLLPAIANADDCKVQHPIMPPDSRYPGQCPVCGMSRPMWARTWITFSPVMGVSQACSFHCLADWALKSGQDPQRVMLTLYHQPEKSIPSEKAFIVMGSAAAGTMSPVSKIVFAARHEADAFAKTCGGTVVDYSRALLTAKVSVAQENQMINKRRIEEGKIVEPKQEDSCVVCKMVPAHYSYGKCQIQTKDGKTLHFCSTQCLFAFLGRQTAYIDAPITPLLVWVVDRTSGMWISGLTAFYVIGSSRVFGPMGHEAFPFALLENAKAFAVENGGKAVVYGDVTIDKIVPQWKYNTD, encoded by the coding sequence ATGAAATCCATTCCTCGCCGCAGTTTCCTGAAGTTTCTGGCCTTCTCGACGGTTTCGCCGTCGCTGCTCCCCGCCATCGCCAACGCCGATGATTGCAAGGTGCAGCATCCCATCATGCCGCCGGACAGCCGGTACCCGGGTCAATGCCCGGTTTGCGGCATGAGCCGTCCCATGTGGGCCCGAACATGGATCACGTTTTCTCCCGTCATGGGGGTGTCCCAGGCCTGCTCCTTTCATTGCCTGGCCGACTGGGCCCTCAAATCCGGACAGGACCCGCAGCGGGTCATGCTCACACTCTATCACCAGCCGGAGAAGTCCATCCCGTCCGAAAAGGCGTTTATCGTCATGGGATCGGCCGCAGCCGGAACCATGAGCCCGGTTTCCAAAATCGTCTTTGCCGCCAGGCACGAAGCCGATGCCTTTGCGAAAACCTGCGGGGGCACGGTGGTCGATTATTCCAGGGCGCTGCTCACCGCAAAAGTGAGTGTGGCCCAGGAAAACCAGATGATCAACAAACGCCGGATCGAGGAAGGCAAAATCGTCGAGCCAAAACAGGAAGACAGTTGTGTGGTCTGCAAAATGGTCCCGGCCCACTACTCTTACGGAAAATGCCAGATTCAAACAAAAGACGGAAAGACCCTGCACTTTTGTTCCACCCAGTGCCTGTTTGCCTTTCTGGGAAGACAAACCGCTTATATTGATGCCCCGATAACGCCGCTTCTCGTCTGGGTGGTTGATCGAACTTCAGGGATGTGGATCAGCGGCCTTACCGCCTTTTATGTTATCGGCTCGTCCAGGGTCTTCGGCCCCATGGGGCACGAGGCCTTTCCATTCGCACTGCTCGAAAATGCCAAAGCCTTTGCCGTGGAGAACGGCGGCAAAGCTGTGGTTTACGGGGATGTCACCATCGACAAAATCGTCCCTCAATGGAAGTACAACACTGATTAG
- a CDS encoding MBL fold metallo-hydrolase, translating into MTQDITISILCEDQAKMGFLDKKFLGQHGFSVFIEAEKRILFDTGASDVFMHNASLLDIDPGTADWIVLSHGHWDHTDGLGALATREKKSLLAHPGIFVDRRKASGAYNGMAFTRQELDRRFNLILSKEPYRIDDNTYFLGEIPRLNDFEARQTPFFHMEGEQRHEDFLMDDSALAIETGKGLVIVTGCSHAGICNIVEHARHVTGQHHVHAVLGGFHLLGDSTQLRKTIDYFKENTVDHLYPMHCTALPALAEFHNAFGIEKLCAGDTLSFDW; encoded by the coding sequence ATGACACAAGATATCACCATTTCCATTTTGTGCGAAGACCAGGCGAAAATGGGATTCCTGGACAAAAAATTTCTGGGCCAGCATGGATTCTCCGTTTTCATCGAAGCGGAAAAACGGATTCTGTTCGATACCGGCGCCTCGGATGTGTTCATGCACAACGCCTCCCTGCTGGATATCGATCCGGGTACGGCGGATTGGATCGTGCTGAGCCACGGCCACTGGGACCACACCGATGGGCTTGGGGCATTGGCGACGCGAGAGAAAAAGAGTCTTCTGGCCCATCCCGGGATCTTTGTGGATCGGCGAAAAGCCAGCGGTGCGTATAACGGAATGGCCTTCACCCGGCAGGAGCTTGACCGGCGCTTCAACCTGATTCTGTCGAAAGAACCCTACCGGATTGACGACAATACTTATTTCCTGGGGGAGATCCCCAGGTTGAATGACTTCGAAGCGCGGCAAACCCCATTTTTCCATATGGAAGGGGAGCAGCGACACGAGGATTTTCTCATGGATGACAGCGCCCTTGCCATCGAAACCGGAAAGGGTCTGGTGATCGTTACCGGATGCTCCCATGCCGGCATCTGCAATATCGTCGAACATGCCCGACACGTCACCGGTCAACACCATGTCCATGCGGTTCTCGGGGGATTTCACCTGCTGGGGGATTCAACCCAGCTGCGAAAAACCATCGACTATTTCAAAGAGAACACCGTGGACCATTTGTATCCCATGCATTGTACCGCCCTACCCGCCCTGGCCGAATTTCACAACGCGTTCGGCATCGAAAAGTTGTGTGCCGGAGATACCCTTTCCTTTGATTGGTGA